A window from Flammeovirgaceae bacterium encodes these proteins:
- a CDS encoding MerR family transcriptional regulator, whose translation MAYKEKEIEKLYYSIGEVAEIFNVAPSLIRFWESEFDLIQPKKNRKGNRQFTVEDINNVRTIYHLVKEKGFTLQGAKDMLKNDSQAVKDKMEMIDSLKRIRQFLSEVRDRLQ comes from the coding sequence ATGGCTTACAAAGAAAAAGAAATTGAAAAACTCTACTACTCCATCGGGGAGGTAGCGGAAATATTTAACGTAGCCCCATCTTTAATCCGCTTCTGGGAATCAGAGTTTGACCTTATACAGCCCAAAAAGAACCGTAAGGGCAACAGGCAGTTTACGGTAGAGGATATAAACAACGTCAGGACCATCTATCACCTGGTAAAGGAAAAGGGTTTTACCTTGCAGGGCGCCAAGGACATGCTCAAAAACGATTCGCAGGCTGTAAAGGACAAGATGGAAATGATCGATTCCCTCAAGCGCATCAGGCAATTCCTTTCCGAAGTGAGGGACAGGCTCCAGTAG
- the dprA gene encoding DNA-protecting protein DprA: MDQNRLALLALHFVPGIGDFLVRQLVAYCGAANEVFKLPKGKLLKIPNVGKSTIKALQSGDPFREAEAEIAKAEKQDTQIVFYLDEQYPDRLKQFDDSPTLLYLKGNANLNTAKTVGIVGTRQATSYGKEMVEKLMAGIAPHGPLVISGLAYGIDIHAHKQALHHGLPTLGVLGSGMDIIYPSVHRDTALKMQGHGGLATENAFGTKPDAHNFPARNRIIAGLADALIVVEAAEKGGALITAEIANNYNKDVFAVPGAIGQTYSAGCNKLIKTNKAHLLTGAADIEYIMNWTVPGHSREAETPQLDLNLFDPDEQVVVAILKERKNPMMIDELSRKTSLPPSMLASLLLGLEFKNVVRALPGKMYRLNRP; this comes from the coding sequence ATGGACCAGAACAGACTTGCGCTGCTTGCTTTGCACTTTGTGCCCGGGATCGGGGATTTCCTTGTCCGCCAACTGGTGGCCTATTGTGGCGCTGCCAATGAGGTGTTCAAATTGCCAAAGGGCAAGCTCCTTAAAATTCCCAATGTGGGCAAGTCGACCATCAAAGCCCTACAATCGGGCGACCCCTTTCGGGAAGCCGAGGCGGAAATAGCAAAAGCCGAAAAACAGGATACGCAGATTGTATTCTACCTTGACGAGCAATACCCCGACCGCCTAAAACAATTTGATGACAGCCCTACCCTATTGTACCTGAAGGGCAACGCCAATTTAAACACGGCCAAAACCGTGGGCATCGTGGGCACAAGGCAGGCCACTTCATACGGCAAAGAAATGGTGGAAAAGTTAATGGCGGGCATAGCGCCCCATGGGCCGTTGGTCATCAGTGGCCTGGCCTATGGAATAGACATCCATGCGCACAAACAGGCCCTCCACCACGGGCTGCCTACCCTGGGCGTGCTGGGCAGCGGAATGGACATCATCTATCCTTCCGTGCACCGGGACACAGCCTTGAAAATGCAGGGCCATGGCGGCCTTGCCACCGAAAACGCCTTTGGCACCAAGCCAGACGCGCACAACTTCCCCGCCCGCAACCGGATAATTGCCGGGCTTGCGGACGCCCTTATAGTAGTGGAGGCCGCGGAAAAAGGCGGGGCCCTCATCACGGCAGAAATTGCCAACAACTACAACAAAGACGTGTTTGCCGTGCCCGGGGCCATAGGCCAAACCTACTCGGCAGGGTGCAACAAGCTGATCAAGACCAACAAGGCCCACCTCCTTACCGGGGCTGCCGATATCGAATACATTATGAACTGGACCGTGCCCGGCCATTCAAGGGAGGCCGAAACACCACAGCTTGACCTTAACCTGTTTGATCCCGATGAGCAGGTGGTGGTGGCCATCCTGAAAGAAAGGAAAAACCCCATGATGATAGACGAATTGAGCCGAAAAACCTCCCTGCCCCCAAGTATGCTGGCCTCCCTCCTCCTCGGACTGGAGTTCAAAAACGTGGTCCGTGCCCTACCGGGAAAAATGTACCGGCTCAACAGGCCCTAG
- a CDS encoding hydroxymethylglutaryl-CoA lyase → MKIIECPRDAMQGITKFIPTDLKAKYINQLLQVGFDTIDFGSFVSPKAIPQMRDTAMVYDKLELGNTRTKLLAIVANTRGAMEAVRFEGIHYLGFPFSISETFQQRNTNKSIVEALNTVEEVQDLCKKHGKVLVTYMSMGFGNPYNDPYDVDIVARFADILVTLGIEIISLADTIGVSQPAQITYLFSHLKKQFPQVEFGAHLHSNPATAVEKIEAAYKAGCNRFDGALKGWGGCPMAKDELVGNLATETILDYLVSQRAQPDIDNGAFAKALEMAGSVFSG, encoded by the coding sequence ATGAAAATCATAGAATGCCCAAGGGACGCCATGCAGGGGATAACGAAGTTTATCCCCACGGACCTAAAGGCGAAGTATATCAACCAATTGCTGCAGGTAGGGTTCGATACCATTGATTTTGGAAGTTTTGTGTCCCCAAAGGCCATACCCCAAATGCGCGATACGGCCATGGTTTACGATAAGCTGGAACTGGGCAACACCCGCACCAAATTGCTGGCCATAGTGGCCAATACGCGTGGCGCCATGGAGGCTGTCCGTTTTGAAGGCATCCATTACCTTGGGTTTCCCTTTTCCATCTCGGAAACTTTTCAGCAGCGCAACACCAACAAGTCGATCGTGGAAGCGCTCAATACCGTGGAGGAGGTACAGGACTTGTGCAAAAAGCACGGCAAGGTATTGGTTACCTACATGAGCATGGGGTTTGGCAACCCCTATAATGATCCCTATGATGTGGATATTGTGGCCAGGTTTGCAGACATACTGGTCACCCTGGGCATCGAAATAATTTCATTGGCGGACACCATAGGGGTTTCCCAACCCGCCCAGATCACCTATTTGTTTTCCCATCTCAAAAAGCAGTTTCCGCAAGTGGAATTTGGGGCACACCTTCACTCCAACCCTGCCACGGCCGTTGAAAAAATAGAGGCGGCCTACAAAGCAGGGTGCAACCGCTTTGATGGTGCCCTCAAAGGGTGGGGGGGCTGCCCTATGGCCAAAGATGAGTTGGTGGGCAACCTGGCCACGGAAACCATACTGGACTACCTGGTTTCGCAGCGTGCACAACCCGATATTGACAACGGGGCTTTCGCCAAAGCACTGGAAATGGCCGGGTCTGTATTTTCGGGCTAG
- a CDS encoding DUF1800 family protein, producing the protein MPLTELTAPLGVKRAAHLLHRATFGPTKSQIDLFATYTPAQAVAQLFGQALPDPVLPIDPETGTEWFLSGTTEANSGDSDLQEFFKGWFIGQMMGTGVAPNLSLAYSAREKVVFFIHTVLTAIQTKIDNSRSLYFQNQLFRQFALDKTLVATVNFKELTKKVCVDNAMLRLLDGNLNVKGSPNENYGRELHELYTIGRGLEGTLPPVSDPGDYFLYKELDVQQAARVLSGWETDLTFSNIDPDTNLPRGVVRGSPTNASAHDNGIKQFSERFGNIAIQPDPALLNGTMATEASALDEISQLIESIYSRPETARNICRRVYRHFVYHNIDTALDNSVIQDMATIFTNSGFKLQPVLEGLFKSTHFYEAGAGVDDDNFGGIIKSPLDLMIGTYRFYNVQLPDPVAAAGDFYEKSNGMLRALSKMGMNFYEPFDVAGYDAYHQFPIYHRSWISTNYLTERYEFIRDLMGGQSMPGSGLDVVGFVQNNFSNAIASDARLLIMELAKYLLPVHDNLTFDPAADDASGLTAERLNYFLTAFLKSPQIDTDPEGSWTFRWNNPVDMEVVTNQLKSLLNAMMQSPEYQLF; encoded by the coding sequence ATGCCTTTGACCGAATTGACTGCGCCTTTGGGCGTGAAAAGAGCGGCCCATTTACTTCATCGTGCCACCTTTGGCCCCACTAAAAGCCAAATTGACCTTTTTGCCACCTATACGCCTGCCCAGGCGGTGGCGCAATTGTTCGGGCAAGCCCTTCCCGACCCAGTGCTGCCCATTGACCCGGAAACCGGCACGGAATGGTTTTTGTCGGGCACCACCGAGGCCAATAGCGGGGACAGCGACTTGCAGGAGTTTTTCAAGGGCTGGTTTATCGGCCAGATGATGGGAACGGGCGTGGCGCCCAACTTGTCATTGGCCTACTCCGCACGTGAAAAGGTCGTCTTTTTCATTCATACGGTGCTTACCGCCATACAAACAAAAATCGACAACAGCAGGTCGTTGTATTTTCAAAACCAGTTGTTCCGCCAATTTGCCCTTGACAAAACACTGGTGGCAACTGTCAACTTCAAAGAGCTCACCAAAAAGGTTTGTGTGGACAACGCCATGTTGCGGCTGCTGGACGGCAACCTGAACGTGAAAGGCAGCCCTAACGAGAACTACGGCCGCGAACTGCACGAACTCTATACCATTGGCCGTGGGTTGGAGGGTACCCTCCCCCCCGTCTCCGATCCAGGCGATTATTTCCTCTACAAAGAACTTGACGTGCAACAGGCCGCCAGGGTACTGTCGGGCTGGGAAACAGACCTCACTTTTTCCAACATCGACCCCGACACCAACCTGCCCCGGGGTGTCGTGCGCGGCTCGCCCACCAACGCCTCTGCCCATGACAATGGCATAAAGCAGTTCAGTGAACGCTTCGGCAACATTGCCATACAGCCCGACCCGGCCTTGCTCAACGGGACCATGGCCACCGAAGCCAGCGCACTTGACGAAATAAGCCAACTTATCGAGTCCATATACTCCCGGCCTGAAACGGCCAGGAACATTTGCAGAAGGGTCTATCGTCATTTTGTTTACCACAACATCGATACGGCCCTGGACAACTCGGTCATTCAGGACATGGCCACCATTTTCACCAACAGTGGTTTTAAGCTGCAACCTGTGCTGGAGGGGCTTTTTAAAAGCACCCACTTCTACGAGGCTGGCGCTGGTGTGGACGATGACAACTTTGGGGGCATTATAAAATCCCCTCTGGACCTGATGATAGGCACCTATAGGTTTTATAATGTACAATTGCCCGACCCCGTTGCCGCGGCAGGGGACTTTTATGAGAAGTCCAATGGCATGCTACGGGCCCTTTCCAAAATGGGGATGAATTTTTACGAGCCCTTTGATGTGGCAGGGTATGACGCCTACCACCAGTTCCCCATTTACCACCGCAGTTGGATATCCACAAATTACCTGACGGAGCGATACGAATTTATCAGGGACCTGATGGGGGGGCAGTCCATGCCCGGAAGCGGCCTTGACGTGGTGGGTTTCGTACAAAACAACTTTAGCAACGCCATTGCCTCCGATGCCCGGCTCCTCATCATGGAATTGGCAAAATACCTGCTTCCCGTGCATGACAACCTGACCTTCGACCCGGCTGCCGATGATGCTTCGGGCCTGACGGCCGAGCGGTTGAATTATTTCCTGACGGCCTTCCTGAAGTCGCCACAGATCGATACGGACCCCGAGGGGTCATGGACATTCCGGTGGAACAACCCGGTGGACATGGAAGTGGTCACGAACCAGTTGAAAAGTTTATTGAATGCAATGATGCAGTCACCCGAATACCAACTCTTTTAA
- a CDS encoding DUF1501 domain-containing protein yields MKRRDFIKRLSWASVPFTLGGIPLKLMAENPLTRMAQQSHNDRVLVILQMHGGNDGLNCLIPVEAYDQYYSRRANIAIPAKNSLRKMIPLDSTLASDAQVGLHPDMMGMKRLYDQGRMGFVQGVSYKNNNGSHFRGRDISFMGGSFDDYFSSGWVGRYLQQEFAPKVYPDEFPNEEMKDPLAIEMGSDVSLIFHQEGNIPTSISLSNPVSFFNLVNELEGFVDEGIDPRGKPPANLGNSPYGKELNWILGLEEKSEDYAERLFDVFNNSPEATVTYPERYPFNAPSGSATNRLSPQLQLIARLLDGGGAGLGVKTKVFLVKVGGFDTHAEQVESYDPTMGAHAALMYHISSAMNAFQQDLRARGIEDRVLTVTTSEFGRRIHSNGSYGTDHGTGGPMFLFGKGVTPGVMGKVPDLSQNNVEMQFDYRQVYANLLKDWMLVDEGIIHNDIFFRDFINGPKEEGTGNYEPLAIASQVISATHADFVNSRFALSGCYPNPAIDHTTIEFRINATSQVSLQLLDSQGKMVKDILDVALDAGEHSVKVDLQAYPPGLYLYKLKSGFLKDIKKLVISR; encoded by the coding sequence ATGAAGCGAAGGGATTTTATAAAAAGGTTGTCATGGGCGAGCGTCCCTTTTACGCTGGGGGGCATACCGCTGAAGCTCATGGCCGAAAACCCCCTCACACGGATGGCGCAACAAAGCCATAACGACCGTGTGCTGGTAATCCTGCAGATGCACGGTGGCAACGATGGGCTCAACTGCCTCATACCGGTGGAAGCTTACGACCAGTATTACAGCAGGCGTGCCAACATAGCCATTCCGGCCAAGAACAGCTTGCGCAAAATGATACCCCTGGACAGCACGTTGGCGTCCGATGCCCAGGTAGGCCTTCACCCGGACATGATGGGCATGAAAAGGCTGTATGACCAGGGGCGCATGGGCTTTGTCCAGGGCGTCTCCTATAAAAACAACAATGGGTCCCACTTCAGGGGCAGGGACATTTCATTTATGGGCGGAAGCTTTGACGATTATTTTTCTTCCGGTTGGGTGGGCCGCTATTTGCAACAGGAGTTTGCCCCCAAAGTGTACCCGGACGAATTTCCCAATGAAGAAATGAAAGACCCGCTGGCCATAGAAATGGGCAGTGACGTATCCCTTATTTTCCACCAGGAAGGCAATATCCCCACTTCGATTTCATTGAGCAACCCGGTCTCTTTTTTCAACCTGGTAAACGAGTTGGAAGGGTTTGTGGACGAGGGCATAGACCCTAGGGGCAAGCCCCCAGCCAACCTGGGCAACTCCCCCTATGGCAAGGAACTGAACTGGATACTTGGCCTGGAGGAGAAGTCGGAAGATTATGCAGAAAGGTTGTTTGATGTGTTCAACAATTCACCGGAGGCAACCGTTACCTACCCGGAAAGGTACCCTTTCAATGCCCCTTCCGGCAGCGCAACCAACCGGCTTTCCCCACAACTGCAATTGATCGCGCGGCTCCTTGACGGGGGCGGTGCTGGGCTGGGCGTAAAAACAAAAGTATTTTTGGTAAAGGTGGGCGGCTTTGATACCCATGCCGAGCAGGTGGAAAGTTATGACCCCACCATGGGCGCCCATGCCGCCCTCATGTACCACATCTCCTCGGCCATGAATGCCTTTCAGCAAGATTTGCGTGCGCGCGGTATCGAGGACAGGGTGTTGACGGTGACCACCTCAGAGTTTGGACGAAGGATACATTCCAATGGCAGTTATGGCACCGACCACGGAACGGGCGGCCCCATGTTTTTATTTGGCAAAGGGGTAACGCCCGGGGTCATGGGAAAGGTCCCCGACCTGTCCCAAAACAATGTGGAAATGCAATTTGATTACCGTCAGGTATATGCCAACCTCCTCAAAGACTGGATGCTGGTGGACGAAGGCATTATTCACAACGACATCTTCTTTCGGGACTTTATCAACGGGCCCAAGGAGGAAGGCACGGGAAATTATGAGCCGCTGGCCATCGCCAGCCAGGTCATTTCGGCCACCCATGCCGATTTTGTCAATTCAAGGTTTGCCTTATCGGGATGCTATCCCAATCCCGCAATCGACCACACCACGATCGAATTCCGGATCAACGCCACCAGCCAGGTAAGCCTGCAGTTGCTCGATTCACAAGGCAAAATGGTTAAGGACATCTTGGATGTTGCCCTTGATGCAGGGGAACACTCCGTGAAGGTGGACCTTCAGGCATACCCACCAGGATTATACCTCTACAAACTAAAATCCGGGTTCCTCAAAGACATCAAAAAACTCGTAATTTCAAGATAG
- a CDS encoding PorT family protein, with amino-acid sequence MKKLLPLLVFLAIGGSVWAQAQRRPPAGFKKKAKQQQSSFLDKQWWIGLKVGPNLTKASPETRYTVLTPTNYALPLTDKEYDGFKKWGSQATLEVTFNYKGIGLSFQPTYRLSRFTYTNAFDWDNPGNAAEVLRLRYAHELKTDYADLPLIVKYDIAGNTLRPYIQAGVFYSLLVNANKTVEISGTDTASGGTNELSTAPVIVGAKDLFHKSYWGLMAGAGLHYNLGNVRLVFDASYRIGMSNVTDTQNRFGNDRLSGIGDALDDMKTDNIVISIGCLFPMRFLSTNFKSIDR; translated from the coding sequence ATGAAAAAACTTTTACCCTTGCTTGTTTTCCTGGCCATTGGCGGCAGCGTTTGGGCGCAGGCGCAGAGAAGGCCCCCGGCCGGCTTTAAAAAGAAAGCCAAACAGCAGCAAAGCAGTTTTTTGGACAAGCAATGGTGGATTGGGCTAAAGGTAGGCCCCAACCTCACGAAAGCATCCCCTGAAACGCGATATACCGTACTTACCCCCACCAATTACGCCCTGCCACTCACCGACAAAGAATATGATGGTTTTAAAAAGTGGGGAAGCCAGGCCACCCTGGAGGTCACTTTTAACTACAAAGGAATAGGCTTGAGCTTTCAGCCCACCTACCGGCTATCGCGGTTCACTTATACCAATGCCTTTGATTGGGACAACCCGGGCAATGCGGCCGAAGTGCTTAGGCTCAGGTATGCCCATGAACTAAAAACGGATTATGCGGACCTCCCACTGATTGTAAAGTATGATATTGCCGGAAATACGTTGAGGCCTTACATACAGGCCGGGGTCTTTTATTCCCTGTTGGTCAATGCCAACAAGACCGTGGAGATAAGCGGGACGGACACGGCTTCCGGGGGAACAAATGAATTGAGCACCGCGCCTGTGATCGTGGGGGCCAAGGACCTCTTTCACAAAAGCTATTGGGGCCTAATGGCCGGGGCCGGCCTGCACTACAACCTGGGCAATGTAAGGCTCGTGTTCGATGCCTCTTATAGAATAGGCATGAGCAACGTCACCGACACCCAAAACAGGTTTGGCAACGACAGGCTGTCCGGTATTGGAGATGCCCTGGACGACATGAAAACGGACAACATCGTCATCTCAATAGGATGCCTCTTCCCCATGCGCTTCCTGAGCACAAATTTCAAATCCATTGACCGCTAA
- the murB gene encoding UDP-N-acetylmuramate dehydrogenase translates to MKVEENVGLKAYNTFGIDVKAKYLCRVAGASQMIDLVQSPFFKEGPHYVLGGGSNVLFTRDFDGLIIKNELKGIEIVRETDSHVVVKASSGEDWHGFVLHAVARGWGGVENLSLIPGTVGAAPMQNIGAYGVEVKNAIEEVGAIELSTGNTKTFAREECAFGYRESVFKKGLAKKYFISSVTLRLTKKNHLLNTTYGALEETLTAMGVGQPTLQSISRAVVHIRKENLPDPAVVGNAGSFFKNPTLPVGQFNKLQSTHATMPGYPIDNQNIKVPAGWLIEQCGWKGKRVGNIGVHPRQALVLVNYGGGTGQEILSLSEEIQAAVMDKFQIGLKPEVNIL, encoded by the coding sequence ATGAAGGTAGAAGAAAACGTGGGCCTGAAAGCCTACAATACCTTTGGTATTGATGTAAAGGCCAAATACCTGTGCCGTGTTGCGGGGGCAAGCCAAATGATCGATTTGGTCCAGTCCCCCTTTTTTAAAGAAGGACCGCATTATGTGCTGGGCGGGGGAAGCAATGTGCTTTTCACCAGGGACTTTGATGGCCTCATCATCAAAAACGAGTTAAAAGGCATTGAAATTGTACGCGAAACAGACAGCCATGTGGTGGTAAAGGCATCTTCAGGAGAGGACTGGCATGGGTTTGTCCTGCATGCGGTGGCCCGCGGTTGGGGCGGTGTGGAAAACCTTTCGCTGATACCGGGAACCGTTGGCGCTGCCCCTATGCAAAACATTGGCGCCTATGGCGTGGAGGTCAAAAATGCTATCGAAGAGGTAGGGGCCATTGAACTTTCAACGGGCAACACAAAAACCTTTGCCCGGGAAGAATGTGCCTTTGGCTACCGCGAAAGTGTGTTCAAGAAAGGGCTTGCAAAAAAATATTTTATCTCAAGTGTTACTTTAAGATTGACCAAAAAAAACCATTTGCTCAACACCACCTATGGGGCCCTGGAAGAAACCTTAACGGCCATGGGCGTAGGCCAGCCCACCCTCCAATCCATCAGCCGGGCGGTGGTCCACATCAGAAAGGAAAACCTGCCGGACCCCGCAGTGGTGGGCAATGCGGGAAGCTTCTTTAAAAACCCTACCCTGCCCGTGGGCCAATTCAATAAATTGCAAAGCACGCACGCAACAATGCCAGGCTATCCAATTGATAATCAAAATATTAAAGTACCGGCCGGATGGCTGATAGAGCAGTGTGGATGGAAGGGAAAGAGGGTTGGCAACATAGGCGTGCACCCCCGGCAAGCATTGGTACTGGTCAACTATGGAGGGGGCACGGGCCAGGAAATTTTAAGCTTGTCGGAAGAAATACAAGCGGCCGTAATGGATAAATTTCAAATCGGGCTGAAGCCTGAAGTCAATATTTTGTAA
- a CDS encoding dCMP deaminase family protein, whose product MQKPAFDDIYMELAANLARRSHCIKRHVGAVLAKDTRIISIGYNGPPSGTHNCDEEWPDVGCPRDSKGGCSLAIHAEQNAILYAVKNKTSVEGATLYVTLSPCLSCARIIFSMGITKVVYLNSYAEHKGLENEEGVDFLVKFGVACEKYSGRLENVSSLI is encoded by the coding sequence ATGCAAAAACCAGCTTTTGATGACATATATATGGAATTGGCCGCCAACCTGGCCAGGCGGTCGCACTGCATCAAGCGGCACGTGGGGGCGGTGCTTGCCAAGGACACGCGCATTATTTCCATTGGGTACAATGGCCCCCCATCGGGCACCCACAATTGCGATGAAGAATGGCCGGATGTAGGCTGCCCGCGCGACTCCAAAGGGGGCTGTTCCCTGGCCATACATGCAGAACAAAACGCCATTCTTTATGCCGTAAAGAACAAGACTTCCGTGGAGGGGGCCACCTTGTACGTCACCCTCTCCCCGTGCCTTTCGTGCGCACGGATCATCTTTAGCATGGGGATAACAAAAGTGGTTTACCTGAATTCCTATGCCGAGCATAAGGGCCTTGAAAATGAGGAGGGCGTGGATTTCCTCGTGAAATTTGGGGTGGCCTGCGAAAAGTACTCCGGCAGGTTGGAAAATGTTTCTTCCCTTATTTGA
- a CDS encoding DUF2911 domain-containing protein, whose product MRALPFCLLILMAISALGQEHRASPLSITTSRYKSTYVKIVYSQPQKNGRVVFGGLVPYGQVWRTGANEATEITLTGDVLLSGQLLRAGTYSIFTIPNERQWTIIINADLGLWGSYNYNPKRDVLRLEVPSMTTQDVAEAFTIGIDARNNKAGIYLHWDKTKVVIPVEYKEPDAIP is encoded by the coding sequence ATGAGAGCCTTACCCTTTTGCCTCTTGATCCTGATGGCCATTAGTGCCCTGGGCCAAGAACACCGCGCCAGTCCGCTGAGCATAACCACCTCCCGTTATAAAAGCACATACGTGAAAATCGTCTATAGCCAGCCACAAAAAAATGGCCGTGTTGTTTTTGGCGGGCTTGTGCCCTACGGGCAGGTATGGCGTACCGGGGCCAACGAGGCAACGGAGATCACCCTTACCGGGGATGTTTTGCTAAGTGGTCAATTGTTGAGGGCAGGGACCTACTCCATTTTTACCATCCCCAACGAAAGGCAGTGGACCATCATCATCAATGCGGACCTGGGCCTTTGGGGGTCATACAATTACAATCCTAAGCGGGACGTGTTGCGCCTGGAGGTGCCCTCCATGACCACCCAGGACGTGGCAGAGGCGTTTACGATAGGGATAGATGCCCGGAACAATAAGGCCGGCATTTATTTGCATTGGGACAAGACGAAGGTCGTTATCCCCGTTGAATATAAGGAACCAGATGCCATACCATAA
- a CDS encoding sorbosone dehydrogenase family protein produces MKQIFCILSILASVTGCTSSSKESAAGTGEGDGSSPALTEASANLPLNTIKLPPGFTISVYAEVDNARSMALSPSGTLYVGNRNGDKVYAVRDTDGDHKADKRWVIASGLNMPNGVAFKNGDLYVAEVSRILKFKDIEGHLSNPGAPEVVYDQYPIETHHGWKYISFGPDGKLYVPVGAPCNICEPKKPIYATITRMDPDGSNMEIYASGIRNTVGFTWHPQTKELWFTDNGRDMMGDDVPPCELNSAPKAGMNFGYPYCHGGNIKDPEFGDKRPCSDFTPPVQNLNAHVAPLGLKFYTGDMFPEAYRNQIFIAEHGSWNRTLKSGHLVSLVKIENGKSVGYETFAEGWLDHDTQEAWGRPVDIFVMPDGSMLVSDDKGGMVYRIAYKG; encoded by the coding sequence ATGAAACAAATATTTTGCATCTTGTCCATACTTGCCTCGGTTACGGGTTGCACCAGTTCCTCCAAAGAGTCAGCGGCCGGCACCGGGGAAGGGGATGGTTCCAGCCCCGCCTTGACGGAAGCCAGTGCCAACCTGCCCCTCAATACCATCAAATTGCCGCCCGGCTTCACCATCAGCGTATATGCCGAAGTGGACAATGCGCGCTCCATGGCATTGTCACCCTCAGGAACGCTGTATGTGGGCAACCGGAATGGCGACAAGGTGTATGCCGTAAGGGACACGGATGGCGACCACAAGGCGGACAAGCGCTGGGTAATCGCGTCCGGCCTGAACATGCCCAATGGGGTGGCTTTCAAAAATGGCGATTTGTACGTGGCGGAGGTGAGCCGCATCCTTAAGTTTAAGGATATAGAGGGCCACCTTTCCAACCCAGGTGCCCCCGAAGTGGTCTACGACCAGTACCCTATCGAAACCCACCACGGTTGGAAATATATTTCCTTTGGGCCTGATGGCAAGCTATACGTGCCGGTGGGCGCCCCCTGCAATATATGTGAGCCAAAGAAACCCATATATGCCACCATTACCCGGATGGACCCGGACGGATCGAACATGGAAATATACGCCAGCGGCATACGCAACACGGTTGGGTTTACCTGGCACCCACAAACAAAGGAGTTGTGGTTTACCGACAACGGGAGGGATATGATGGGCGATGACGTGCCCCCCTGTGAACTGAACTCAGCGCCAAAAGCAGGAATGAATTTTGGCTACCCTTATTGCCACGGGGGCAACATTAAGGACCCGGAGTTTGGGGACAAAAGGCCTTGTTCGGATTTTACCCCTCCCGTTCAAAACCTGAATGCCCATGTGGCACCTTTAGGCCTAAAGTTTTATACTGGGGATATGTTTCCCGAAGCATACAGGAACCAAATTTTTATTGCCGAGCATGGCTCCTGGAACCGTACCCTTAAGAGTGGGCACCTGGTGAGCCTGGTGAAAATTGAGAACGGCAAGTCGGTAGGCTACGAAACCTTTGCCGAAGGATGGCTGGACCACGACACCCAGGAGGCCTGGGGCCGGCCGGTGGATATCTTTGTGATGCCCGATGGCTCCATGCTGGTGTCGGACGACAAAGGAGGCATGGTTTATAGGATTGCGTACAAAGGTTAA